A window of the Diceros bicornis minor isolate mBicDic1 chromosome 28, mDicBic1.mat.cur, whole genome shotgun sequence genome harbors these coding sequences:
- the LOC131393789 gene encoding LOW QUALITY PROTEIN: olfactory receptor 13F1-like (The sequence of the model RefSeq protein was modified relative to this genomic sequence to represent the inferred CDS: substituted 2 bases at 2 genomic stop codons), giving the protein MICFQPHKPWSIGIEQKIRRKEILCFYIICDVNPSMHVYKXTXHNKIFQANSTSVTTFFFVEFSRYPKVEIIIFVLCLLMYLLTLLGNMILISITILDSHLHTPMYFFLSNLSFLDIWYTSPALTPVVANFVSGKNAISFSGCAVQMYVSLAMGSTECVLLSLTAYDRYVAICNPLRYPIIMNKRVCVQIAAGCCVTGCLTALMETVSVLQLSLCGNSIINHFACEILAVLKVVCVDTSTVQLIMLVISVLLLPMSMLLIGVSYALILSNIMRISSADGRSKSFSTCAAHLIVVLLFHGTALFMYLKPSAVDSQEIDKFMTFVYAGLTPMLNPVIYSLRNKHVKAAVKKLLIRNPLVLS; this is encoded by the exons ATGATTTGCTTCCAGCCTCACAAGCCTTGGTCTATAGGAATTGAACAA AAAATACGAAGGAAggagattttatgtttttatataataTGTGATGTTAATCCTTCTATGCATGTATACAAATAAACATGACATAATAAAATATTCCAGGCAAATTCGACATCTGTAACAACTTTTTTCTTCGTGGAATTTTCCCGGTACCCCAAAGTTGAGATCATCATATTTGTGCTGTGCTTGCTGATGTACCTGCTCACCTTGCTGGGTAATATGATTCTGATCTCTATCACCATCCTGGATTCCCACCTACAcacacccatgtacttcttcctcagcaaCCTCTCCTTTTTAGACATCTGGTACACTTCTCCTGCTCTCACTCCAgtggtggcaaattttgtttcaGGGAAAAACGCCATCTCATTCTCAGGCTGTGCTGTTCAGATGTACGTCTCTCTTGCCATGGGCTCCACTGAGTGTGTGCTCCTGTCCTTGACGGCATATGACCggtatgtggccatctgcaaccCCCTGAGATACCCCATCATCATGAACAAGAGGGTTTGTGTGCAGATTGCAGCTGGCTGCTGCGTGACGGGCTGCCTCACTGCCCTGATGGAAACAGTGTCTGTGCTGCAGTTGTCTCTGTGTGGTAATAGCATCATCAATCATTTTGCTTGTGAAATACTGGCTGTCTTGAAAGTGGTTTGTGTAGACACCTCCACGGTGCAGTTAATCATGCTGGTGATCAGCGTACTTCTTCTCCCTATGTCAATGCTCCTCATTGGTGTCTCTTATGCACTCATTCTGTCCAACATCATGAGAATCAGCTCAGCGGATGGTCGAAGCAAATCCTTTTCAACATGTGCagcccacttgattgtggtgctTTTGTTCCATGGGACAGCTCTCTTTATGTACCTGAAGCCTTCAGCTGTAGATTCACaggaaatagataaatttatGACTTTTGTATATGCTGGGTTAACCCCCATGTTGAATCCCGTCATCTACAGTCTACGAAACAAACACGTGAAAGCAGCTGTGAAAAAATTGCTGATTAGAAATCCTTTAGTCCTGTCTTAA
- the LOC131393675 gene encoding olfactory receptor 13C9-like: protein MERTNWTEIEFILQGLSEYPRAEKLLFVMFLVAYLVILLGNSTLIILTLLDPHLHTPMYFFLGNLSFLDICYTSSFIPSTMIHFLSKKKTISLTRCVVQMSVSFTMGSTECVLLAVMAYDRYVAICKPLRYPIIMSKALCVQMAALSWGLGFLDSLTETILAVRLPFCGKNVINHFVCEILALIKLACTDISLNEITIMLGNVIFLFCPLLLICISYIFILSSVLRINSAEGRKKAFSTCSAHITVVIMFYGTILFMYMKPKSKDSAFDKRFALFYGVVTPMLNPIIYSLRNTEVHGAMRKLMGRHWFWRKG, encoded by the coding sequence ATGGAAAGGACCAATTGGACTGAGATTGAGTTCATTCTGCAGGGACTTTCTGAGTACCCAAGAGCTGAGAAACTCCTTTTTGTGATGTTCTTGGTGGCATACCTGGTGATCCTCCTGGGGAACAGCACCTTGATCATCCTAACTCTCCTGGATCCCCACCTCCAcacacccatgtacttcttccttggCAATCTTTCCTTCCTAGACATTTGTTACACATCCTCCTTTATTCCCTCAACAATGATACACTTCCTATCCAAGAAAAAAACCATCTCCCTCACTAGATGTGTTGTTCAGATGTCTGTCTCCTTCACAATGGGCTCCACAGAGTGTGTGCTCCTAGCAGTGATGGCATATGACCGTtacgtggccatctgcaagcctctGAGATACCCCATCATCATGAGCAAGGCACTTTGTGTTCAGATGGCAGCTCTCTCCTGGGGATTGGGCTTTCTTGACTCATTGACAGAAACTATTCTTGCAGTACGGTTGCCCTTCTGTGGAAAAAATGTCATTAATCATTTTGTTTGTGAAATATTGGCTTTGATCAAGCTGGCTTGCACAGATATTTCCTTAAATGAGATTACTATAATGTTGGGCaatgtaatatttttgttttgtccaTTACTGTTGATTTGTATCTCCTACATTTTCATCCTTTCTAGTGTATTAAGAATCAAttcagcagaaggaagaaaaaaggcctTTTCTACCTGCTCAGCCCATATAACTGTGGTGATTATGTTTTATGGGACAATCCTCTTCATGTATATGAAGCCAAAGTCCAAAGACTCTGCTTTTGACAAACGGTTCGCCCTTTTCTATGGAGTAGTCACACCCATGCTCAACCCTATTATCTATAGCCTGAGGAATACAGAGGTACACGGAGCTATGAGAAAACTGATGGGTAGACACTGGTTCTGGAGGAAAGGATGA